A section of the Archocentrus centrarchus isolate MPI-CPG fArcCen1 chromosome 20, fArcCen1, whole genome shotgun sequence genome encodes:
- the foxh1 gene encoding forkhead box protein H1: MTKHWPGQSLLAPIAPSHLEELLDHQLDFHRNEQSFPPSGVAPWSPPAQHWPQHPDQMPPQQLPRSEEPRERPGHLASATGLMDKEESPRSSNPNVHDAQFKQDETRDTWKSEREKRNAGGGKKKNYQRYPKPPYSYLAMIAMVIQRSPEKKLTLAEILKEISTLFPFFKGNYKGWRDSVRHNLSSYDCFVKVLKDPGKPQGKGNFWAVELSRIPLELLKRQNTAVSRQDETIFAQDLAPYIMQGHKLESETRPEHVTSIPPMSSGNSFPPQDDLFRPKLDSSFAIDSLLHSLRPISASGDVDMASRDCWGEVERVRPLPAPHARYTTSSHSASASSASPASTSSSSSSSSDEEWKGVLGKRIPPDCEAGSDNCRPPLQKSARRETVAPPWELPTSYAKYAPPNVVAPPSMRFNGGPLMPLHGGLPIYGYGSSPVAPGHFLSHTYWPILPSRQVSVRAPPLLMDLDNMLQSVPPNKSVFDVLVPASQNSHPHHQPPSQYTFQNGAPLNRYHQY, encoded by the exons ATGACAAAGCACTGGCCGGGGCAGAGTCTCTTGGCACCAATCGCTCCGTCCCACCTAGAAGAACTTCTCGACCATCAACTTGACTTCCACAGAAATGAGCAGAGTTTTCCTCCCAGCGGCGTAGCGCCGTGGAGCCCACCAGCCCAACACTGGCCTCAACACCCGGATCAGATGCCTCCCCAGCAGCTGCCGCGCTCAGAGGAACCAAGGGAGCGCCCCGGACACCTCGCCAGCGCCACGGGATTAATGGATAAAGAGGAATCACCGAGATCATCAAACCCGAATGTTCACGATGCACAGTTTAAACAGGATGAAACACGGGACACGTGGAAAAGTGAACGGGAGAAAAGAAATGCCGGCGGTGGGAAGAAAAAGAACTACCAGCGGTATCCAAAACCTCCGTACTCCTATCTTGCCATGATCGCTATGGTCATCCAGAGGTCTCCAGAGAAGAAGCTGACGTTAGCTGAG attCTCAAGGAGATCAGTactctttttccatttttcaaaGGAAACTACAAAGGTTGGCGGGATTCTGTGCGACACAACCTTTCCTCTTATGACTGCTTTGTTAAG GTGTTAAAAGACCCAGGTAAGCCCCAGGGCAAAGGCAATTTCTGGGCAGTGGAACTGAGCCGCATTCCTCTGGAGCTTCTCAAGAGGCAGAACACAGCTGTGTCCCGCCAGGATGAAACCATCTTTGCTCAGGATCTGGCCCCTTACATCATGCAGGGACACAAACTTGAGTCTGAGACACGCCCTGAACACGTGACCTCCATCCCTCCCATGTCTTCTGGAAACTCCTTCCCACCACAGGACGACTTGTTCCGACCCAAGCTGGACTCATCCTTTGCCATCGACTCCCTGCTACACAGCCTGAGGCCGATCAGTGCTTCGGGGGATGTAGATATGGCTTCCAGGGACTGCTGGGGTGAGGTGGAGCGTGTTCGGCCTTTGCCAGCTCCACACGCTCGTTACACCACCTCCTCTCATAGTGCCTCTGCCAGCTCTGCAAGCCCAGCAtccacctcctcttcttcctcatcttcatctgATGAGGAATGGAAAGGGGTGCTGGGGAAGCGCATTCCTCCCGACTGTGAAGCAGGGTCAGATAATTGCAGGCCACCACTGCAGAAATCAGCAAGACGGGAAACTGTTGCACCTCCATGGGAGCTCCCTACCTCCTACGCTAAATATGCTCCCCCTAATGTTGTTGCCCCACCTAGCATGCGTTTCAATGGAGGTCCTCTAATGCCACTGCATGGTGGGCTACCTATTTATGGCTACGGTAGCTCTCCCGTGGCACCTGGTCATTTCTTAAGCCATACTTATTGGCCCATCCTTCCCAGCAGACAAGTTTCAGTACGAGCCCCTCCCTTACTCATGGACCTGGACAACATGCTGCAATCTGTGCCTCCAAATAAGAGTGTGTTTGATGTGCTGGTACCAGCCAGTCAAAACTCTCACCCACACCATCAACCACCCAGTCAGTACACTTTTCAGAATGGGGCTCCTCTCAACCGGTACCATCAGTACTGA